A stretch of Podospora bellae-mahoneyi strain CBS 112042 chromosome 5, whole genome shotgun sequence DNA encodes these proteins:
- a CDS encoding hypothetical protein (COG:B; EggNog:ENOG503P0BS), which translates to MDPEHRNERQQKRRKISLACEPCRERKSRCDGAKPICSTCQRRSLPLNQCIYTVENARTASNEAYIRVLHERIQRLERACSENGIPTPPLDPSEEPAPDPGAGPGRRSVSAQPGPGNGLLTPAIKDHVQCTTATPLPVPHRQILDPRSPDCEGLDSLENATKITAMGTVSAEHDVNQAFEETQDEFYGSSSAASFMKEAYGSVKPHHHRVSSSLPGAGSVVTTTAAGNLRQTFAAPKADFGPLNFLQPDRFALPPRNVADYLVGRFFDRVYWLYPFFHKPTFMYAYRQLWQPVTGKEKRVPEPGLGLGSEPGAGAGSIVFHSALNTIFAIGCQFSDLSAKDRVSAIETFLERAKKFVGLDLIDMHNVGVVQSLLLMTLLLQSTPFPSRCWNSLGVAGRVAQGLGLHTEAGRRGRSELEREVRRRTWHGCVILDIIVSMTFGRPTMTDVNDLPLPSRLELVDDEWPGTLAQVDDEVTTTSRMNFFLDHIRQCHILGEILSSIYLSPKGRGAPSSSSGTTGDESPLYGLDAILELDAKLSRHEVAVCPVMSWTAPSDISGMPEDKKKIIVTQRNVLHASFLYVRLMLHRPILTQLCSNSDSGTTEPTTPVKQGPFGGNRILYASFAAECAKICLGSAMDLVELVSRTYQTDTTGGWWWDGLYAFTGGLAVIVAYLCPSLLDSMDQRRLERSWVLCQEILAHFASFSISAHRSLKLLQKVHGDVMARVAEQAGDTDRPVLPTPIATAATPAGQGIVLPREDGFNSAQAHHTSLDFGNGLQWEVPSNADLSMLNVTSLFNWDQPLDFFTGGLGTDNFQL; encoded by the exons ATGGATCCCGAACACCGCAACGAGCGGCAGCAGAAGCGCCGAAAGATCTCCCTGGCGTGCGAGCCATGCCGGGAGAGAAAGTCTCGTTGCGACGGAGCCAAGCCGATCTGCTCCACCTGCCAGCGGCGGTCGCTGCCGCTGAATCAGTGTATCTACACGGTTGAGAATGCCAGGACAGCGAGCAATGAGGC GTACATCCGGGTTCTGCACGAACGCATCCAACGGCTTGAGCGGGCGTGTTCGGAGAATGGGATCCCCACTCCCCCACTTGATCCGAGCGAGGAGCCGGCTCCGGACCCGGGGGCCGGGCCGGGGAGGAGATCCGTCTCGGCCCAACCCGGGCCGGGTAATGGGCTTCTTACTCCTGCGATCAAAGACCACGTCCAATGCACCACTGCTACTCCCCTGCCTGTCCCGCATCGCCAGATCCTCGACCCACGCTCTCCCGACTGTGAAGGGCTGGACTCCCTAGAGAACGCCACGAAAATAACAGCAATGGGAACGGTAAGCGCCGAACACGACGTCAACCAAGCCTTTGAGGAGACGCAAGACGAGTTTTACGGCAGCTCGAGCGCGGCCAGTTTCATGAAGGAGGCTTACGGGAGCGTCaagcctcatcatcaccgggTGTCCTCGTCGTTGCCGGGAGCCGGATCGGTGGTCACAACAACGGCAGCGGGCAACCTCCGACAAACCTTTGCGGCGCCAAAAGCGGATTTTGGCCCCCTGAATTTCCTGCAGCCGGATCGGTTCGCCTTGCCGCCGAGGAATGTGGCTGATTACCTCGTCGGGAGGTTCTTCGACCGGGTTTATTGGCTGTATCCCTTCTTTCACAAGCCAACCTTTATGTACGCCTACCGCCAGCTCTGGCAGCCGGTTACGGGGAAGGAAAAAAGGGTGCCGGAgcctgggttggggttggggagtgaACCTGGGGCTGGGGCCGGGAGTATCGTTTTTCATTCTGCGCTCAATACTATCTTTGCGATAGGGTGTCAGTTTAGTGATTTGTCGGCCAAGGACAGGGTCAGCGCGATAGAGACAtttttggagagggcgaaGAAGTTTGTGGGGTTGGATTTGATTGATATGCATAATGTGGGTGTGGTGCAGAGTTTGTTGCTTatgacgctgctgctgcagagTACCCCTTTTCCGAGCAGGTGCTGGAATTCGCTGGGGGTCgcggggagggtggcgcaggggttggggttgcatacggaggcggggaggagggggaggtcggagttggagagggaggtgaggaggaggacgtggCATGGGTGTGTTATCTTGGATAT TATCGTGAGCATGACGTTTGGGAGGCCGACGATGACGGATGTGAATGATCTGCCGCTGCCGTCAAggttggagctggtggatgatgagtgGCCTGGTACACTTGCTCAGGTTGACGATGAAGTGACCACGACATCGAGGATGAACTTCTTTCTTGACCACATTCGGCAATGTCATATCCTGGGTGAGATATTGTCGAGTATCTATCTGTCACCCAAAGGCCGAGGAGCACCAAGTTCTTCGTCAGGGACCACCGGTGATGAGTCTCCGCTGTATGGGTTGGATGCCATTCTGGAGCTGGATGCCAAGTTGTCGAGACATGAGGTCGCAGTTTGCCCCGTCATGTCTTGGACAGCACCCAGTGATATTAGCGGGATGCCagaagacaagaagaagattatTGTCACGCAGAGAAATGTGCTTCATGCCAG CTTTCTTTATGTACGGCTGATGCTTCATCGACCGATTCTCACCCAACTTTGCTCAAATTCAGATTCTGGAACAACAGAGCCAACCACACCGGTGAAGCAAGGACCCTTTGGTGGAAATAGAATTCTGTATGCTTCATTTGCAGCAGAATGTGCAAAGATTTGCTTGGGATCAGCCATGGACTTGGTCGAGCTGGTTTCCAGGACTTATCAGACCGACACAactggaggttggtggtgggatggattGT ATGCATTCACTGGTGGCCTTGCAGTTATTGTCGCTTATCTATGTCCATCCCTCCTTGATTCTATGGATCAACGCCGCCTGGAAAGATCATGGGTTCTTTGCCAGGAAATCCTGGCACACTTTGCTTCGTTCAGTATCTCTGCTCACAGGTCTCTGAAACTGCTGCAAAAGGTGCATGGTGATGTCATGGCACGCGTTGCTG AGCAAGCCGGTGATACCGACAGGCCAGTCCTTCCGACCCCGATTGCCACTGCCGCCACCCCAGCTGGCCAGGGTA